The Paenibacillus antri region TCGATCGCGTGTTCTTGCCCGGATTCGCGTTCAAATACCGAACCGATTCCGCGTTGTGGGATAAGCTGCTCACGGGCAAGTCCGCTCGCATGATCGTGACGTCGGACACTCCTTCCTGGTACAACCGCTTGGTATACCGTCAAGCGGGGCTCGTCGTGATGAAGAAGAACGTCTTGGGCTTTTGCGGCGTCAAGCCGGTTCGCGTCACCGAGATCGGTCCGGTGAAGCCGTCTTCGCCGGAGCAGCGCGCCAAGTGGCTGGAACGAACGAGACGGCTCGGAGCGCAGCGAGC contains the following coding sequences:
- a CDS encoding NAD(P)H-dependent oxidoreductase, with the translated sequence MKKKVLVVNGHPDPESFCAALADAYAEGANRADADVRVIHVGRLEFEPNLKFGYRQRTELEEDLIVAQASIRWADHLVFVYPCWWGAMPGIMKGFIDRVFLPGFAFKYRTDSALWDKLLTGKSARMIVTSDTPSWYNRLVYRQAGLVVMKKNVLGFCGVKPVRVTEIGPVKPSSPEQRAKWLERTRRLGAQRA